One window of the Penaeus vannamei isolate JL-2024 chromosome 31, ASM4276789v1, whole genome shotgun sequence genome contains the following:
- the LOC113812221 gene encoding uncharacterized protein → MGDAKGIEYVVLGPEAFEEVAKLINDEFLTREPLSMGSRLNGSATEGAIGTGLKKCLNSGVTIGAKDTSTGTLAGVRLSYIKTKADQSTLQPKTEFEKKVLGIVDEVGAKVDLFEDPGVEKVLYMFMLSVRREYGGRGIGRRLVEVTMERGKALGCQLAFTTITNVLSGKIFLGLGYETRFTLDMASPEGDRGMDLAAMDGNKTVRIMTKRL, encoded by the exons ATGGGAGACGCCAAGGGCATCGAGTACGTGGTTCTGGGACCCGAGGCCTTCGAGGAGGTGGCCAAGTTGATCAACGATGAATTTCTAACCCGGGAGCCTCTT TCCATGGGCTCCCGTTTGAACGGCTCGGCAACAGAAGGGGCAATAGGCACCGGGCTGAAGAAGTGCCTCAATTCCGGAGTGACTATCGGTGCCAAGGACACCAGCACAGGGACCTTGGCCGGCGTCAGGTTAAGTTATATCAAGACCAAAGCAGATCAATCTACACTTCAGCCGAAGACTGAATTTGAG AAGAAAGTGCTGGGAATCGTAGATGAAGTGGGAGCCAAGGTGGACTTGTTTGAAGACCCGGGAGTGGAGAAGGTGCTGTACATGTTCATGCTGTCCGTGCGGCGCGAGTACGGCGGCCGCGGGATCGGGAGGAGGCTGGTTGAG GTCACCATGGAGCGTGGCAAAGCCCTGGGCTGCCAGCTCGCCTTCACGACCATCACCAACGTGCTCTCGGGCAAAATCTTCCTCGGGCTTGGCTACGAGACCCGCTTCACGCTGGACATGGCCTCACCGGAGGGCGACCGCGGGATGGACCTCGCGGCCATGGACGGCAACAAGACGGTGCGCATCATGACAAAACGCCTGTAA
- the LOC113822269 gene encoding arylalkylamine N-acetyltransferase 1, with the protein MVDAKAFEYFLLKPENQDEVAKLIEEDYFPREPLCRGFHVTASASSGMTSRKLRECLASGVSFGARDVSTGALAGVRLSYTKAKAEAGSEKPLGERKTEYEIKVCGLCDEIRSKVNIFEESDAEAILYMFVLCVRENYGGCGIAKKLVQMSIERGKALGCQLVLATVSNMFSSRIFSSLGFKTRYSVDVSTLASDWELDLSAMEGNTAIHIITKSLQ; encoded by the exons ATGGTGGACGCCAAAGCCTTCGAATACTTCCTCTTGAAGCCGGAGAACCAGGACGAAGTGGCCAAGCTGATCGAGGAGGACTACTTCCCCAGAGAGCCTCTT TGCAGGGGCTTCCACGTGACCGCCTCAGCCAGCAGCGGGATGACGAGCAGGAAACTCCGGGAGTGCCTCGCCTCTGGAGTGTCCTTCGGTGCCAGGGACGTCAGCACGGGCGCCTTGGCCGGTGTCCGCCTGAGCTACACGAAGGCGAAGGCGGAAGCTGGCTCTGAGAAGCCCTTGGGCGAGAGGAAGACCGAGTATGAG ATCAAAGTGTGTGGGTTATGCGACGAAATAAGGTCCAAAGTGAATATATTTGAAGAATCTGATGCAGAAGCGATACTCTACATGTTCGTGCTGTGTGTTCGAGAAAATTATGGTGGTTGCGGTATCGCAAAGAAATTGGTTCAG ATGAGCATCGAGCGGGGAAAGGCCTTGGGGTGCCAGCTTGTGCTTGCAACAGTCAGCAACATGTTCTCAAGTCGGATCTTCTCTTCGCTGGGTTTCAAGACCAGGTATTCCGTGGACGTTTCCACGCTGGCGAGTGACTGGGAGTTGGATCTCTCTGCCATGGAAGGAAATACTGCCATCCACATCATCACAAAGTCCCTCCAGTGA